From Candidatus Abyssobacteria bacterium SURF_5, one genomic window encodes:
- a CDS encoding 2-dehydropantoate 2-reductase, whose product MAKKAYTVIVVGPGAIGCLFGGIIREAGHEVVMLDHEPLRAEKIDRDGIRIEGISGNRTIKVRATARPVELPDSDLVIIATKSYDTEKAILDVAGAVGPNTPVLTLQNGLGNVEMISRTVGSDKTIGGITSQGATLVGPGSIIHAGTGKTVIGTPANRPTAYLEKTKAILESAGFEPQISFNLEATIWGKLIINVGINALTAILRVHNGRLLDFEGSRRIMRQAVEEAVAVCRAKNIQPAHENPLAQVEEVCRLTARNVSSMLQDVVAKRRTEIDAINGAVAWLGGGVGIDTPTNELLTLLVHAIEQSYDVRLNQ is encoded by the coding sequence ATGGCAAAGAAAGCGTATACCGTTATCGTGGTTGGACCCGGCGCCATCGGATGCCTTTTTGGAGGGATCATACGGGAGGCGGGCCATGAGGTGGTTATGCTCGATCATGAACCTTTGCGGGCCGAGAAGATTGACCGCGACGGCATTCGCATTGAGGGGATTTCAGGCAATCGTACGATAAAGGTACGCGCCACCGCTCGTCCGGTCGAGTTGCCGGATTCGGATCTGGTTATTATTGCGACGAAGTCGTATGACACCGAAAAGGCAATCCTTGATGTTGCGGGCGCGGTGGGCCCGAATACGCCGGTCTTAACTCTGCAAAACGGTTTGGGAAACGTCGAAATGATCAGTCGCACCGTCGGGAGCGACAAAACCATCGGCGGCATCACGTCGCAGGGAGCGACGCTGGTCGGGCCGGGTTCCATCATCCATGCCGGGACCGGGAAGACGGTCATCGGGACTCCTGCAAATCGGCCGACGGCATATCTTGAAAAAACGAAAGCGATTTTGGAATCAGCCGGATTCGAACCGCAGATCTCGTTCAATCTCGAGGCGACGATCTGGGGCAAGCTCATCATCAATGTCGGCATCAACGCACTGACGGCGATCCTGAGGGTGCATAATGGACGATTGCTTGATTTCGAGGGGAGCCGCCGGATCATGAGACAGGCGGTCGAGGAAGCGGTTGCGGTATGCCGGGCAAAGAACATTCAACCGGCGCATGAGAACCCGCTTGCTCAAGTTGAGGAAGTGTGCCGGCTCACGGCCAGGAACGTTTCTTCGATGCTGCAGGACGTAGTCGCAAAGAGAAGGACCGAGATTGACGCGATCAATGGAGCGGTGGCATGGCTGGGGGGCGGAGTCGGCATCGACACGCCGACCAATGAATTGCTTACCTTGCTCGTGCACGCGATCGAGCAAAGCTACGATGTGCGGTTAAATCAATAG
- a CDS encoding cobalamin B12-binding domain-containing protein codes for MPESERKIRVLVAKPGLDGHDRGVKVVAAALRDAGMEVIYSGLHQTPEMVVETAIQEDVDVIGLSVLSGAHMTLFRKVQNLLAAQGAQNIILIGGGIIPEEDQEELLKSGVAALFGPGATTRDIIEFIRRACAGKS; via the coding sequence ATGCCGGAATCGGAAAGAAAGATACGCGTGCTGGTTGCGAAGCCGGGGTTGGACGGGCATGATCGCGGAGTGAAAGTGGTGGCCGCGGCGCTGCGGGATGCGGGCATGGAAGTGATCTATTCCGGACTGCACCAGACGCCGGAAATGGTGGTCGAGACGGCGATTCAGGAGGATGTGGACGTTATCGGCCTGTCGGTGCTTTCGGGCGCCCACATGACGCTGTTTCGGAAAGTGCAGAACCTTCTTGCCGCCCAAGGGGCTCAGAATATCATCCTCATCGGCGGCGGGATCATTCCTGAGGAAGACCAGGAAGAGCTTCTCAAATCCGGGGTTGCAGCTCTCTTTGGCCCCGGCGCCACTACAAGAGACATCATCGAATTCATCCGGCGCGCGTGCGCCGGCAAGTCTTGA